The Deltaproteobacteria bacterium genome contains the following window.
ATAGGTCGCCCGGCCCTGTGTCTCTGAACGAAGGTCGGTGGAGTATCCGAACATCTCCGCCAGCGGAACATGGGCATCAATCACCTGAATATTTGCCCGGGCCTCCATCCCCTGAACATGCCCCCGCCGGGCGTTCAGGTCCCCGATGACCTGCCCCATATACTCTTCCGGGACCACCACTTCCACCGACATCATCGGCTCCAGCAAGTAGGGGTCCGCTTTGCCGACCCCGTTCTTGATCGCCATGGAGGCTGCAATTTGAAAGGCCATCTCCGAAGAATCCACATCATGATAGGAGCCGTCATAGAGGACCACCCGAACATCCACCAAGGGATAGCCTGCAAGAACACCGCCGTCCAGGGCATTCCGCGCTCCCTTCTCGACGGATCCGATATACTCTTTCGGAATCACACCGCCCTTGGTCTCATCCGCGAACTGAATCCCCGAACCGGGTTCCAGAGGCTCCAGACGAATATTGACATGGCCGTACTGGCCTCGTCCGCCCGTCTGTCGGACGAAACGCCCTTCCGCTTTCACCGCTTTATGAATCGATTCACGGTAGGCCACCTGCGGTTTGCCTACATTGGCATCGACCTTGAATTCCCGCATCAACCGGTCCACGATAATCTCCAGATGCAGTTCACCCATTCCGGAGATAATCGTCTGTCCAGTTTCCCGATCCGTGGTTACCCGGAAGGAGGGATCCTCCTGGGTCAGCTTGGCCAATGAAACACCCAACTTTTCCTGGTCCATTTTGGTCTTCGGCTCAATGGCGACGGAGATCACCGGTTCCGGAAATTCAAGGGATTCCAGGACGATCGGGTGTTTCGGATCACAGAGAGTGTCCCCCGTACTGCAATGGTTCAGACCCACGGCCGCAACAATATCTCCGGTCCGGACTTCCTTGATATCCTCCCGCTTGTTGGCATGCATCCGGAGGATCCGACCGACACGCTCCTTGCGTCCCCAGGAAGAGATATGGACCGGGTCCCCGGCCTCAAGGATTCCGGAATAGACCCGGAAGAAGGAGAGCTGCCCCACATAGGGATCGGTCATGATCTTGAAAGCGAGAGCGGAGAAAGGCTCCTCATCGTCGGCTTTCCGGATCACCTGTTTGGATTCTTTATGCTCGGGAAGGAGACCTTCCACGGGGGGAACATCAAGGGGAGAAGGAAGATAGTTGACAACGGCATCCAGAAGGGGCTGAACCCCCTTGTTGCGGAAGGCCGACCCGCAGAGAACGGGCACGATCTTCAGATCAAGCGTTGCCTTTCGAATGGCGGCGCGGATCG
Protein-coding sequences here:
- the fusA gene encoding elongation factor G, producing MGREYPLSKYRNIGIMAHIDAGKTTTTERVLFYTGISHKMGEVHDGAAVMDWMIQEQERGITITSAATACFWLDHRINIIDTPGHVDFTIEVERSLRVLDGAIAVFCAVGGVEPQSETVWRQADKYAVPRIAFVNKMDRMGADFDRCVSMIHGRLGANPVPVQLPVGKEDNFAGVIDLVMMKALLWEDEAALGQMFTVTEIPPEMAETAAVNREKMIESVAEYDESLMNDYIEGKELTEDAIRAAIRKATLDLKIVPVLCGSAFRNKGVQPLLDAVVNYLPSPLDVPPVEGLLPEHKESKQVIRKADDEEPFSALAFKIMTDPYVGQLSFFRVYSGILEAGDPVHISSWGRKERVGRILRMHANKREDIKEVRTGDIVAAVGLNHCSTGDTLCDPKHPIVLESLEFPEPVISVAIEPKTKMDQEKLGVSLAKLTQEDPSFRVTTDRETGQTIISGMGELHLEIIVDRLMREFKVDANVGKPQVAYRESIHKAVKAEGRFVRQTGGRGQYGHVNIRLEPLEPGSGIQFADETKGGVIPKEYIGSVEKGARNALDGGVLAGYPLVDVRVVLYDGSYHDVDSSEMAFQIAASMAIKNGVGKADPYLLEPMMSVEVVVPEEYMGQVIGDLNARRGHVQGMEARANIQVIDAHVPLAEMFGYSTDLRSETQGRATYTMQFSHYAEIPRQIADEIVAKLQGR